One stretch of Roseimicrobium sp. ORNL1 DNA includes these proteins:
- a CDS encoding aldolase/citrate lyase family protein, producing MKPRKSRLLRELNAGANPCTLKLNLNDPRIIELAGLAGAAAVWLCNEHVPNDWTNLEHQVRAAKLHDMDTIVRVSKGSYSDYVKPFEMDATAIMVPHVGTAEEARKIVEMTRFQPLGRRPIDGGNIDGAFCQLPMTEYLKHGNTEKLLILQIESPEALANVEEIAAVPGFDILLFGPGDFSHLIGKAGQVGDAEVVAARKRVAEAAREHGKHLMIPGMVAPRPELESEGWRIFNLGADVLSLGAAFNKLVSDYTGTSAAMPAAVYNSKS from the coding sequence ATGAAACCCCGAAAAAGCCGCCTCCTCCGTGAACTCAATGCCGGTGCCAATCCGTGCACGCTGAAACTGAACCTCAACGATCCCCGCATCATCGAGCTGGCCGGCCTGGCCGGAGCGGCTGCCGTGTGGCTGTGCAACGAGCATGTGCCCAATGACTGGACCAACCTGGAACACCAGGTGCGCGCAGCGAAGCTGCATGACATGGATACCATCGTGCGCGTGAGCAAAGGCAGCTACAGCGACTATGTGAAGCCATTCGAAATGGATGCCACCGCCATCATGGTGCCACACGTGGGCACCGCCGAGGAGGCGCGCAAGATTGTGGAGATGACGCGATTCCAACCGCTGGGACGCCGGCCCATTGATGGGGGAAATATCGATGGCGCCTTCTGCCAGCTTCCCATGACCGAGTACCTGAAACACGGCAACACGGAGAAGTTGCTCATTCTGCAAATCGAGTCGCCGGAAGCACTCGCGAACGTGGAAGAGATTGCAGCAGTGCCCGGCTTCGATATTCTGCTCTTCGGCCCTGGAGACTTCAGCCATCTGATTGGCAAGGCGGGTCAGGTTGGCGATGCGGAGGTAGTGGCAGCACGCAAACGTGTGGCAGAGGCCGCGCGCGAGCATGGTAAGCATCTCATGATTCCCGGCATGGTGGCACCGCGCCCGGAGCTCGAAAGCGAAGGCTGGCGCATCTTCAACCTCGGCGCCGACGTGCTCAGCCTCGGCGCGGCCTTCAACAAGCTGGTGTCCGACTACACAGGCACCTCCGCTGCCATGCCCGCCGCCGTCTACAATTCCAAATCATGA
- a CDS encoding sodium/solute symporter (Members of the Solute:Sodium Symporter (SSS), TC 2.A.21 as described in tcdb.org, catalyze solute:Na+ symport. Known solutes for members of the family include sugars, amino acids, nucleosides, inositols, vitamins, urea or anions, depending on the system.) — protein sequence MANFSWLDYTIFGAYLLTSVAIGLFSARGQSTMKDYFLAGQKVNRFVVAMTILAALFSGVSYIAGPAEVYKNGIAFSLVMLSFFIATPFTAIFLLPYFYNSRYFTAYHFFQDRFSLPVRLLASGLFILRVSLWLAAATYAPALALEKVTGLPLWFTILCTGMLTTVYTVFGGMKAVIWTDVMQLAVLFGGQLLIVLLATSKIPGGFAGVWETAGADGKLNISFSFDPSVHATFWATIIGGAFLSLVQMATDQVSVQRYLTAGSLRDAQRSLWIKLWMMLPVLVLFYGTGLVLYAFYKVQGDPLTNGLIQKEDQILPFFVVTQLPAGLAGVLIAAIFAASMSTVSAGINSLTSATLCDFYQTLSKPDFLTEKSLLAKSRWYTLFFGVLVTALAFFISTMKSNLVQSVNTIIALVGGPMVGLFLLGIFTKKADTRGAIIGCVVGFVALLGINLFAAQHVNFLWHTMIGTIITMVFGLLTSGRSELPSVHHRSP from the coding sequence ATGGCGAATTTTTCCTGGCTGGATTACACCATCTTCGGCGCCTATCTCCTGACCTCCGTGGCCATCGGCCTCTTCTCCGCACGAGGACAGTCCACCATGAAGGACTACTTCCTTGCGGGGCAAAAGGTGAACCGCTTTGTGGTCGCCATGACCATTCTCGCCGCGTTGTTCTCAGGGGTGAGCTACATCGCCGGACCTGCGGAGGTGTATAAAAATGGCATCGCCTTCTCACTGGTGATGCTGTCGTTTTTCATCGCCACGCCATTCACCGCCATCTTTCTCCTGCCCTACTTTTATAACAGCCGGTACTTCACCGCGTACCATTTCTTCCAGGATCGATTTTCGCTTCCAGTGAGGCTGCTTGCGTCTGGCTTGTTTATCCTGCGGGTATCCCTCTGGCTGGCGGCTGCGACCTATGCACCCGCACTCGCTCTAGAGAAAGTCACAGGGCTGCCGCTGTGGTTCACCATTCTGTGCACCGGCATGCTCACCACCGTGTATACGGTGTTCGGCGGGATGAAGGCAGTCATCTGGACGGATGTCATGCAACTTGCCGTCCTCTTCGGCGGGCAATTGCTCATCGTTCTTCTGGCGACCTCGAAAATACCAGGTGGCTTTGCGGGTGTGTGGGAGACGGCGGGAGCAGATGGCAAGTTGAACATCAGCTTCTCCTTCGACCCGAGTGTGCATGCGACCTTCTGGGCCACGATCATCGGGGGAGCTTTTCTCAGTCTTGTGCAAATGGCGACCGACCAGGTATCCGTGCAGCGCTACCTCACCGCAGGCAGCCTGCGTGATGCGCAACGCTCGCTATGGATCAAGCTATGGATGATGCTTCCCGTGTTGGTTCTGTTCTACGGCACCGGACTGGTGCTCTATGCCTTCTACAAGGTACAAGGCGACCCGCTCACGAATGGCCTCATCCAAAAGGAAGATCAGATCCTGCCCTTCTTCGTAGTGACGCAGCTCCCGGCGGGATTGGCGGGCGTGCTCATCGCGGCCATCTTTGCCGCCAGCATGTCCACCGTCTCCGCAGGCATCAATTCGTTGACATCAGCAACGCTTTGCGACTTCTACCAGACCCTGAGCAAACCCGATTTCCTCACTGAGAAGTCGCTGCTCGCCAAATCACGGTGGTATACCCTCTTCTTTGGAGTGCTGGTGACCGCGCTGGCCTTCTTCATCTCCACGATGAAGAGCAATCTGGTGCAATCGGTGAATACCATCATCGCGCTGGTCGGCGGACCGATGGTGGGGCTGTTTCTCCTGGGAATCTTCACGAAGAAGGCGGATACGCGCGGCGCCATCATTGGATGCGTGGTGGGATTCGTGGCGCTTCTGGGCATCAATCTCTTCGCGGCACAACACGTGAACTTCCTCTGGCACACGATGATTGGCACCATCATCACGATGGTATTCGGCCTGCTTACTTCCGGCCGATCTGAGTTACCGTCAGTCCACCATCGATCACCATGA
- a CDS encoding Gfo/Idh/MocA family oxidoreductase, whose amino-acid sequence MAQTSSTLPRILVVGCGSIGERHLRCFQATKRCKVEVCDANATLLHTVAERYAVKAQPDFAAALKSSRYDALVICTPAQTHLLIARQGAEHGAALLIEKPLSTSLDGVEETRCAIERSGRHVAVAYVYHVFPWILAAQEFVKTGALGRVLHATLCAGQHFPTFRPAYRDIYYAKRETGGGCIQDAITHAMNAMEWLLGPATRVFCDASHQMLEGVTVEDTVNLSVRHDNVLVSYAMNQFQTPNELAFTLHGEKGSLSVEHHHRRWGTMMRGETEWSWRTTPPLERDDLFIAQANAFLDGMDGMEGKPSPLCTFEEGVQTLKFNLAALRSMDSGLPVTIS is encoded by the coding sequence ATGGCGCAGACTTCCAGCACCCTCCCCCGTATCCTCGTCGTCGGCTGTGGCAGCATTGGGGAGCGGCACCTGCGCTGTTTCCAGGCGACGAAGCGCTGCAAGGTGGAGGTCTGCGATGCCAATGCCACGCTGCTGCATACCGTGGCCGAGCGATATGCGGTAAAGGCGCAGCCAGACTTCGCCGCGGCCCTGAAGTCCAGCCGCTATGATGCCCTCGTTATTTGCACCCCGGCACAGACCCACCTTCTCATCGCAAGGCAGGGGGCCGAGCACGGAGCAGCCCTGCTGATTGAGAAGCCGCTGTCGACCTCGCTGGACGGTGTGGAGGAGACCCGCTGCGCCATTGAACGAAGCGGTCGACACGTGGCGGTGGCTTATGTGTATCACGTCTTTCCCTGGATACTCGCGGCGCAGGAGTTTGTGAAGACCGGAGCCCTTGGGCGGGTGCTACATGCCACCCTGTGCGCGGGTCAGCATTTCCCCACCTTCCGCCCGGCCTACCGGGATATCTACTACGCGAAACGCGAGACCGGTGGCGGCTGCATCCAGGACGCGATCACGCATGCCATGAATGCCATGGAATGGCTGCTGGGCCCCGCGACGCGTGTCTTCTGCGATGCCTCCCATCAAATGCTCGAGGGCGTGACGGTGGAGGACACGGTGAACCTCTCCGTGCGCCACGACAATGTCCTGGTGAGCTATGCTATGAACCAGTTCCAGACACCCAATGAGCTGGCCTTTACCCTCCACGGTGAAAAGGGCAGCCTGAGCGTCGAGCATCATCACCGGCGCTGGGGTACTATGATGCGCGGCGAAACAGAGTGGTCCTGGCGCACCACGCCACCGCTGGAGAGGGACGACCTTTTCATCGCGCAGGCCAATGCCTTCCTGGATGGCATGGATGGCATGGAGGGCAAGCCGTCGCCGTTGTGTACTTTTGAAGAGGGCGTGCAGACACTGAAGTTCAACCTCGCAGCGCTGCGTTCCATGGACTCTGGATTACCCGTGACCATCTCATGA
- a CDS encoding kelch repeat-containing protein, whose protein sequence is MTLAATGIIAAAEWEPIAPLPVPNGGFATGAVEGQIVIAGGTTWKDDVKVWLDDVWTYDASANQWKPLGKLPNPLAYGVSVEADDGLLIAGGFDGKQSRTEVLKIGADKRISTTPHRLAEGTSLAVGGLLGEGSEGSLYVFGGSPDPAKLDGVLSFGQRVLLRGDKAERLPEDKSAQLFISTGVVCGDAFYAFTSARATSPTTVENLAEARVFRAGTMSWSPIRPYPMPWRGVTALRLDDTQIYLAGGYGGDPESFRSASFVYNTKKNNYRLGKSLPIAAMVGLVSDGRYVYCLGGEDAKKHRTDKCWRIPLAELLKQ, encoded by the coding sequence ATGACTCTCGCCGCCACTGGAATCATCGCTGCTGCCGAGTGGGAACCCATCGCCCCATTGCCAGTGCCCAATGGCGGCTTCGCAACAGGTGCCGTAGAGGGCCAGATTGTCATTGCCGGCGGTACGACATGGAAGGATGACGTGAAGGTGTGGCTTGATGACGTGTGGACCTATGACGCCTCAGCGAACCAATGGAAACCTCTGGGCAAGCTCCCGAATCCTCTGGCCTATGGAGTATCGGTCGAGGCCGATGATGGCTTGCTCATCGCGGGTGGTTTTGATGGGAAACAGAGTCGCACCGAGGTGCTGAAGATTGGCGCAGACAAGAGGATTTCCACCACACCGCATCGCCTTGCAGAAGGCACGAGCCTCGCTGTGGGGGGCTTGTTGGGCGAGGGGAGTGAGGGAAGTTTGTATGTCTTCGGCGGCAGTCCAGACCCGGCAAAGCTGGATGGCGTTTTGTCATTTGGGCAGCGGGTGCTACTCAGGGGCGACAAGGCGGAACGGCTGCCCGAAGACAAATCCGCACAGCTCTTCATTTCCACCGGAGTCGTGTGTGGAGATGCGTTTTATGCCTTCACCAGCGCCCGCGCTACTTCACCAACCACCGTGGAGAATCTGGCTGAAGCACGAGTGTTTCGCGCCGGGACCATGTCGTGGTCACCCATTCGACCCTATCCCATGCCATGGCGTGGCGTCACCGCGTTGCGGCTGGATGACACGCAGATCTATCTCGCCGGCGGCTACGGTGGCGATCCTGAATCGTTCCGATCCGCGAGCTTCGTCTACAACACAAAGAAGAACAACTACCGCTTGGGCAAATCACTTCCCATCGCCGCCATGGTGGGTCTTGTCAGCGATGGGAGATACGTCTACTGCCTCGGTGGCGAAGACGCCAAGAAGCACCGCACCGACAAGTGCTGGCGCATTCCGCTCGCGGAGTTGCTGAAGCAGTAG
- a CDS encoding aldolase/citrate lyase family protein, translating to MFRRSLLLAKIRSGGVARVCSTGNFIPFYPHLAKHAAFDAVWVCAEHRAWDPRQIEAMILQTRVADIDCVWRPPTQERAQLSRLLEDGATALMIPMVNTAEQAKRLVQATKYPPLGDRGLDGAGVDAEFWVNRDPDYIHKANTETALIVQIESPEALENIDEIAAVPGVDIVFMGPGDLSLRLGCQPSIQDPVLRPAVERMAAACRKHGKPWGFPVGTAEDARIAVELGCQFLNYGSDFASVLSYIGQCGRDLDALLGTGNGVTGTAVVIP from the coding sequence ATGTTCCGTCGCTCCCTGCTCCTCGCCAAGATCCGCTCCGGCGGTGTCGCCCGGGTTTGCTCCACAGGCAATTTCATCCCCTTCTACCCGCATCTTGCAAAACATGCAGCCTTCGATGCCGTGTGGGTATGCGCCGAGCATCGCGCCTGGGATCCGCGGCAGATTGAAGCCATGATCCTGCAGACCCGTGTGGCGGATATCGATTGTGTGTGGCGCCCGCCCACACAGGAACGGGCCCAGCTTTCCCGCCTTCTCGAAGACGGGGCTACGGCCCTGATGATTCCGATGGTGAATACCGCCGAGCAGGCGAAGCGGCTGGTGCAGGCCACGAAGTATCCGCCACTGGGAGATCGCGGTCTGGATGGCGCAGGCGTGGATGCGGAGTTTTGGGTGAATCGTGATCCGGACTACATTCACAAGGCCAACACCGAGACCGCGCTCATCGTCCAGATCGAATCTCCCGAGGCGCTGGAGAATATTGATGAGATTGCTGCCGTGCCCGGTGTCGATATTGTCTTCATGGGGCCTGGCGATCTCTCTCTGCGTCTCGGCTGCCAGCCTTCCATCCAGGACCCCGTACTGCGTCCCGCAGTTGAACGCATGGCCGCAGCCTGCCGGAAGCACGGCAAGCCCTGGGGCTTCCCCGTGGGCACGGCGGAGGATGCGCGCATCGCCGTGGAGCTGGGGTGCCAGTTCCTGAACTACGGCAGCGACTTCGCCTCCGTGCTCAGCTACATCGGCCAGTGTGGCCGGGATTTGGATGCATTGCTGGGCACAGGAAATGGTGTGACTGGCACCGCGGTAGTCATCCCGTAA
- a CDS encoding SDR family oxidoreductase, producing the protein MSALEDFSLRGKVVVLTGGAGLFGRGLAAMLAESGATLVLAARNVEKLDYVVRAERARGFDVHAESLDQGEEKSILALRDRVISQHGRVDGLVNNAVLRVMKSPQDDVSTWEQSMKVNATGLMLITRAFGDAMAANSNGGSIVNIGSIQGAVGASLELYEGTDMGVPPPDYFFHKGGMMNLTRYHAAIYGSKNIRVNCLLPGGFFNHQPEPFLTRYNQHTMLNRMAGERDLGGAVIFLLSDASRYITAAMIPVDGGYTAK; encoded by the coding sequence ATGAGCGCCCTCGAAGATTTCAGCCTGCGTGGCAAGGTGGTGGTGCTCACCGGAGGCGCAGGCCTCTTTGGTCGTGGCCTCGCGGCGATGCTCGCGGAATCCGGCGCCACCCTGGTGCTGGCTGCACGCAATGTGGAGAAGCTCGACTACGTGGTGCGCGCCGAGCGGGCGCGTGGCTTCGATGTGCATGCGGAGTCGCTGGATCAGGGCGAGGAGAAGTCCATTCTTGCCCTGCGTGACCGAGTAATAAGCCAGCATGGACGGGTGGATGGATTGGTGAACAATGCCGTGCTGCGCGTCATGAAGTCACCTCAAGATGATGTCTCCACCTGGGAGCAATCGATGAAGGTGAATGCCACGGGACTGATGCTGATCACGCGTGCCTTTGGTGACGCCATGGCGGCGAACAGCAACGGCGGCAGCATCGTGAACATCGGCAGCATTCAAGGAGCGGTGGGCGCCAGCCTGGAGCTTTATGAAGGCACGGATATGGGCGTACCCCCGCCAGACTACTTCTTCCACAAGGGCGGCATGATGAATCTCACCCGCTATCACGCCGCCATCTACGGGTCGAAGAACATCCGCGTGAACTGCCTGCTTCCGGGTGGATTCTTCAATCACCAGCCGGAGCCGTTTCTCACCCGCTACAACCAGCACACCATGCTCAATCGCATGGCCGGTGAGCGCGACCTGGGCGGTGCGGTGATCTTCTTGCTAAGCGATGCCTCGCGCTATATCACGGCGGCGATGATCCCGGTGGATGGTGGATATACTGCGAAGTAG
- a CDS encoding SDR family oxidoreductase, producing MPTGKNPFDLSGKNIWVFGGAGYLGRAVVRLLAEMKARVLCVDMEQRAQQFVTEENLSSVVLTASLDVGDVTATLKFVAEHVATYGVPDGLAVLTYASTAKRMEDLGIEDFDRVNHGNLTATFALCRAVGEHMVNHAGGSMVLFSSMYGSVSTDPRIYETPMNPNPIEYGVGKAGIQQMARYLAVHWGRQAVRCNSISPGPFPNPLIQQGQPEFVERLAAKVPLGRVGQADEIAGSVAFLLSDASSYITGQNLAVDGGWTSW from the coding sequence ATGCCGACCGGAAAGAATCCCTTTGACCTCTCTGGGAAGAACATCTGGGTCTTCGGCGGCGCGGGATACCTGGGACGCGCGGTGGTGCGTTTGCTCGCAGAGATGAAGGCACGCGTGCTGTGCGTGGATATGGAACAGCGCGCGCAGCAATTCGTGACGGAGGAGAACCTCAGCTCTGTCGTACTCACTGCTTCTCTGGATGTGGGTGATGTCACCGCCACGTTGAAGTTTGTCGCTGAGCACGTCGCTACCTATGGAGTACCCGATGGTCTTGCTGTGCTCACCTATGCCTCCACCGCGAAGCGCATGGAGGACCTCGGCATCGAAGATTTCGATAGAGTGAACCATGGCAATCTCACCGCCACCTTCGCCCTGTGCCGCGCGGTTGGTGAGCACATGGTGAATCACGCCGGCGGTAGCATGGTACTTTTCTCCAGCATGTACGGCAGTGTCTCGACGGATCCACGCATCTACGAGACACCGATGAATCCCAACCCCATCGAGTACGGCGTGGGCAAGGCGGGCATCCAGCAGATGGCTCGCTACCTTGCCGTGCACTGGGGCAGGCAGGCAGTGCGCTGCAACAGCATCTCGCCTGGACCGTTTCCCAATCCCCTCATTCAGCAAGGCCAGCCCGAATTCGTCGAGCGGCTCGCCGCCAAGGTGCCACTGGGGCGCGTGGGTCAGGCTGATGAAATTGCCGGATCCGTCGCGTTTCTCCTCAGTGACGCTTCCTCCTACATCACCGGACAAAACCTCGCGGTGGACGGTGGGTGGACGTCCTGGTGA
- a CDS encoding SDR family oxidoreductase, with protein sequence MKAFSLEGRSALVTGSSQGIGLAAGLVLKEAGARVVFHGLDAKPAEVPEDSRYVQSDLLADDASESLISQAFAAEPGLDILVCNAGSFFDLPVLEMTRERWDRTMNLNVRASFFLAQAFAKQLVTERRPGCIVITASTNGFQAEADSCAYDSSKGALVMLTRSLAVSLAPHGIRVNGIAPGLIRTPLTSVWMEPQSADLLVHYEKKILLGRVGTPEDCSGAVVFFCSDAASYITGEIMVIDGGLTVTQIGRK encoded by the coding sequence ATGAAAGCATTCTCGCTTGAAGGGCGCTCCGCGCTGGTGACCGGATCATCGCAAGGCATTGGACTTGCGGCAGGTCTTGTGTTGAAGGAAGCGGGCGCACGTGTGGTGTTTCACGGGCTGGATGCCAAGCCCGCTGAAGTGCCCGAAGACAGCCGCTATGTGCAGAGTGACTTGCTCGCGGACGATGCCAGCGAATCTCTCATCTCCCAGGCCTTCGCCGCCGAGCCCGGTCTCGATATCCTGGTGTGCAATGCCGGCAGCTTCTTTGACCTGCCAGTGCTGGAAATGACACGCGAGCGCTGGGACCGCACCATGAATCTCAATGTGCGCGCCTCATTCTTCCTGGCTCAGGCCTTTGCCAAGCAGCTGGTGACAGAGAGGCGCCCTGGCTGCATTGTCATCACCGCCAGCACGAATGGCTTCCAGGCGGAGGCAGATTCCTGTGCCTATGATTCCAGCAAGGGCGCATTGGTGATGCTCACGCGCTCACTGGCTGTCTCGCTCGCGCCCCATGGCATTCGTGTGAATGGCATTGCTCCAGGTCTCATTCGCACGCCTCTTACCAGTGTGTGGATGGAGCCGCAGTCCGCTGATCTACTCGTTCACTACGAGAAAAAAATTCTGCTGGGACGGGTGGGCACACCGGAGGATTGCTCCGGCGCTGTCGTCTTTTTTTGCTCGGATGCCGCTAGCTACATCACCGGGGAGATCATGGTGATCGATGGTGGACTGACGGTAACTCAGATCGGCCGGAAGTAA
- a CDS encoding amidohydrolase family protein has protein sequence MIIDCHNHIGADMLFYLHGDFPYAQQMVDMLQEGESLGVTHWIAFPFVSYAAMDVTGFREGSVRFGSGTSLEEVPYAFENRRLLDECQRLFPEEGKKVLPFVMVDPMRDTGVQARELEKLREEYRFHGIKIQSTIIQSDIKRLAHEGSIFLDLARQWDIPFLIHSSVAESDLWAQAHDIIDIAEANPDIRFCAAHSCRYDKECLDRIQALPNAWFDCSAHCIHCKGVVDGLPYVAPKERRFDTDYTDPARVIADLAAAYPSKFLWGSDSPFYSYAAEINNEVVKLISTYEAEVTALKKCGEEVVQRVADVNTRAYLKLADESILA, from the coding sequence ATGATCATCGACTGCCACAACCACATTGGAGCAGACATGCTCTTCTACCTGCACGGTGACTTCCCCTATGCACAGCAGATGGTGGACATGCTGCAGGAAGGCGAATCACTGGGCGTGACGCATTGGATTGCGTTCCCCTTCGTCTCGTATGCGGCGATGGATGTCACCGGCTTTCGTGAAGGGTCGGTGCGCTTCGGATCCGGCACGTCGCTGGAGGAGGTGCCTTATGCGTTCGAAAACCGGCGTCTGCTGGACGAGTGCCAGCGGCTCTTCCCCGAAGAGGGCAAGAAGGTGCTGCCCTTTGTGATGGTGGATCCCATGCGCGATACCGGCGTGCAGGCTCGCGAGCTGGAGAAGTTGCGCGAAGAGTACCGCTTCCACGGCATCAAGATTCAGAGCACCATCATCCAGTCTGACATCAAACGTCTCGCGCACGAAGGCAGCATCTTCCTGGATCTTGCCCGTCAGTGGGACATCCCGTTCCTCATCCACAGCAGTGTGGCAGAGAGCGACCTCTGGGCGCAGGCGCATGACATCATTGATATCGCCGAGGCGAACCCGGACATCCGCTTCTGCGCCGCGCACTCCTGCCGCTATGACAAGGAATGCCTCGACCGCATCCAGGCACTGCCGAATGCGTGGTTCGATTGCTCGGCGCATTGCATCCACTGCAAAGGCGTCGTGGATGGCCTCCCTTATGTGGCGCCGAAGGAACGGCGCTTCGATACGGACTACACCGATCCTGCCCGTGTGATCGCCGATCTTGCCGCCGCCTATCCGAGCAAGTTCCTCTGGGGCAGCGACTCACCGTTCTACAGCTACGCGGCTGAAATCAACAATGAGGTGGTGAAGCTCATCAGCACCTATGAAGCGGAGGTCACCGCTTTGAAGAAGTGTGGAGAAGAAGTGGTGCAGCGGGTTGCCGATGTGAATACCCGCGCTTACCTGAAGCTTGCAGATGAAAGCATTCTCGCTTGA
- a CDS encoding Gfo/Idh/MocA family oxidoreductase, which translates to MIPPGQEIRLAMLGMIEGNGHPYSWSAIINGYDPEAMAACPYAAIPGYLGRQPLDSVRIPGARVTHLWTDNPAEAEPVAKASLIEHIVSKPEEVIGHVDAVIISTDDGDNHVKRARPFVEAGLPVFVDKPMATNLPDLLQFVRWHKTGKVILSTSGMRYAPEMRQAEAMRPDLGDLRWITSFTCKTWERYGIHALEAVYPLLGTGFMSARTMHQAGSDVVHLTHVSGAQVTLGAIHDAYGSFGAVHLYGTKGQLALRLTDTYPAFRGQLLAFIEMLRTGVRPVPFEQTVDLMAIVIAGIQSREKGGIEIPLVNVWSDIIVTSTTLS; encoded by the coding sequence ATGATCCCACCCGGACAGGAAATCCGCCTGGCCATGCTGGGCATGATTGAGGGGAACGGACACCCCTATTCCTGGTCTGCTATTATCAATGGTTATGACCCCGAAGCGATGGCCGCCTGTCCTTATGCAGCCATCCCGGGTTACCTAGGCAGGCAGCCGCTCGACTCCGTGCGTATTCCCGGGGCACGAGTCACACATCTGTGGACGGACAATCCCGCGGAGGCGGAGCCGGTTGCCAAGGCCAGCTTGATTGAGCACATCGTTTCCAAACCGGAGGAAGTGATCGGTCACGTGGATGCCGTGATCATCTCCACGGATGATGGTGACAATCACGTGAAGCGCGCACGCCCGTTTGTGGAAGCGGGGCTCCCGGTTTTTGTGGACAAGCCCATGGCCACCAACCTGCCAGATCTGCTGCAATTCGTCCGCTGGCACAAAACGGGCAAGGTCATCCTTTCCACGAGCGGCATGCGCTACGCGCCGGAGATGCGCCAGGCTGAGGCGATGCGACCGGACCTGGGTGACCTGCGCTGGATCACCAGCTTCACGTGCAAGACCTGGGAACGCTACGGCATCCACGCGCTGGAGGCGGTGTACCCACTGCTGGGCACCGGATTCATGAGCGCGCGCACCATGCATCAGGCAGGATCGGATGTGGTGCATCTCACCCACGTCAGCGGCGCCCAGGTGACGCTGGGAGCCATTCACGATGCATATGGCAGCTTCGGCGCGGTGCACTTGTACGGTACCAAGGGACAGCTCGCCCTCCGGCTCACGGATACGTATCCTGCTTTTCGCGGACAGCTCCTCGCCTTCATTGAGATGCTGCGCACGGGCGTCCGCCCGGTGCCTTTTGAGCAGACCGTGGATCTCATGGCCATCGTCATTGCCGGCATTCAAAGCCGCGAAAAGGGGGGTATAGAGATCCCCCTCGTGAATGTCTGGTCTGATATCATCGTAACCTCCACCACACTTTCATGA
- a CDS encoding membrane dipeptidase: MSQSQPFILDAHLDLSMNALEWNRDFTRPVTEIREREQGQTDRKDRGNGVVSFPDMRRGRIGICVATQIARYVKPSNRQFPGWHSPAQAWAMTQAQLAWYRAMEEAGEMRQIRTAAQLEEVLELWTGRDAPENTEKLPIGYVLTLEGADSMITLQHLERSYNDGLRIVGPAHYGPGTYAPGTEWDGPLTARGRELVQEMDRLHMIMDTTHLTDPAFWEAVELFQGPIWASHQNCRALVNHQRQFSDEQLKCVIERGGVIGAALDAWMMVPGWVKFTTKPQDTGVSLKHMVDHIDHVCQLAGNSLHAGIGTDLDGGFGKEQAPLDLETIADLQKVPALLADRGYKSEDIDNIMHGNFLRFLRKNLPK; this comes from the coding sequence ATGTCCCAGTCTCAGCCCTTCATTCTCGACGCCCACCTGGACCTCTCCATGAACGCCCTGGAGTGGAACCGCGACTTCACCCGCCCTGTCACCGAGATCCGCGAGCGTGAACAGGGACAGACCGACCGAAAAGATCGAGGCAATGGTGTCGTGAGTTTTCCGGACATGCGGCGCGGGCGTATCGGCATCTGCGTGGCCACGCAGATCGCGCGCTACGTGAAGCCCTCGAATCGCCAGTTCCCGGGGTGGCACTCGCCTGCGCAGGCGTGGGCCATGACCCAGGCCCAGCTCGCGTGGTACCGCGCCATGGAGGAGGCTGGGGAGATGCGTCAGATCCGCACGGCCGCGCAGCTGGAAGAAGTGCTGGAGCTCTGGACCGGGCGTGACGCTCCGGAGAATACGGAGAAGCTCCCTATCGGCTACGTACTCACGCTGGAAGGTGCAGACTCGATGATCACGCTGCAGCATCTGGAGCGCTCCTACAATGACGGCCTGCGCATTGTGGGTCCTGCGCACTACGGCCCTGGTACTTATGCGCCTGGCACGGAGTGGGACGGACCGCTCACCGCCAGAGGTCGCGAACTCGTGCAGGAAATGGATCGCCTGCACATGATCATGGATACCACGCACCTCACGGACCCCGCGTTCTGGGAGGCGGTGGAACTCTTCCAGGGCCCCATCTGGGCCAGCCACCAGAACTGCCGCGCGCTGGTGAATCATCAGCGCCAGTTTTCGGACGAGCAACTCAAGTGTGTGATTGAGCGCGGTGGTGTCATCGGTGCCGCCCTGGATGCTTGGATGATGGTGCCGGGCTGGGTGAAGTTCACCACGAAGCCTCAGGATACCGGAGTGAGCCTCAAGCACATGGTGGATCACATCGATCACGTATGCCAGCTCGCGGGCAATTCCTTGCATGCCGGTATTGGCACGGACCTCGACGGCGGGTTTGGCAAGGAACAGGCACCGCTCGATCTGGAGACCATCGCGGATCTGCAGAAGGTACCTGCCTTGCTGGCCGACCGTGGTTACAAGTCCGAGGATATCGACAACATCATGCACGGAAACTTCCTGCGGTTCCTGAGGAAGAATTTGCCGAAGTAA